A window of Amycolatopsis australiensis contains these coding sequences:
- a CDS encoding cystathionine gamma-synthase — MVDDYSVLGFETRAIHAGQKPDPRTGAVIVPIYQTSTYAQDGVGGTREGGYEYSRTANPTRSALEEALASLEGGRHALAFASGMAASDVVLRSTLRPGDHLVLGNDAYGGTFRLIDKVLSLWGVEHTVADLADLDQVRAAIRPETKLIWCETPTNPLLGIADIAALAGVAHDAGARLVVDNTFATPYLQNPLSLGADVVLHSTTKYLGGHSDVVGGAVITNEDELREQLFYLRNAAGAVPGPFDAWLTLRGIKTLALRMERHSDNAELIVQALVKHPKVAKVYYPGLPEHPGHETAAKQMRRFGGMVSFSHADGEQAALEVASRTKLFILAESLGGIESLIEHPGKMTHASTAGSTLQVPADLLRLSVGIEDGRDLVADLLTALG; from the coding sequence ATGGTGGACGACTACTCCGTACTGGGTTTCGAGACGCGCGCGATCCACGCCGGTCAGAAGCCCGACCCCCGCACCGGCGCGGTCATCGTGCCGATCTACCAGACCTCGACCTACGCGCAGGACGGCGTGGGCGGGACCCGTGAGGGCGGCTACGAGTACTCGCGCACCGCGAACCCGACCCGCTCGGCGCTGGAGGAGGCGCTGGCCTCGCTGGAAGGCGGCCGGCACGCGCTGGCCTTCGCCTCCGGCATGGCCGCGTCCGACGTGGTGCTGCGCAGTACCCTGCGCCCCGGTGACCACCTCGTGCTGGGCAACGACGCGTACGGCGGCACGTTCCGCCTGATCGACAAGGTGCTCAGCCTCTGGGGCGTCGAGCACACCGTCGCCGACCTCGCCGACCTCGACCAGGTCCGCGCCGCGATCCGGCCCGAGACCAAGCTGATCTGGTGCGAGACGCCGACCAACCCGCTGCTGGGCATCGCCGACATCGCCGCGCTGGCCGGTGTCGCGCACGACGCGGGCGCCCGCCTGGTGGTCGACAACACGTTCGCGACCCCGTACCTGCAGAACCCGCTCTCGCTGGGCGCGGACGTCGTGCTGCACTCGACGACGAAGTACCTCGGCGGGCACTCCGACGTCGTCGGCGGCGCGGTGATCACGAACGAGGACGAGCTGCGCGAGCAGCTGTTCTACCTCCGCAACGCCGCCGGCGCGGTGCCCGGGCCGTTCGACGCGTGGCTGACGCTGCGCGGCATCAAGACGCTGGCCCTGCGCATGGAGCGGCACAGCGACAATGCCGAGCTGATCGTGCAGGCGCTGGTCAAGCACCCGAAGGTCGCGAAGGTCTACTACCCGGGGCTGCCGGAGCACCCGGGCCACGAGACGGCGGCGAAGCAGATGCGCCGCTTCGGCGGGATGGTGTCGTTCAGCCACGCCGACGGCGAGCAGGCGGCGCTGGAGGTCGCTTCGCGCACGAAGCTGTTCATCCTGGCCGAGTCGCTCGGCGGCATCGAGTCGCTGATCGAGCACCCGGGCAAGATGACCCACGCGAGCACGGCGGGCTCGACCCTGCAGGTCCCGGCCGACCTGCTGCGCCTGTCGGTTGGCATCGAGGACGGCCGCGACCTCGTCGCGGACCTGCTGACCGCGCTGGGTTGA
- a CDS encoding TIGR03618 family F420-dependent PPOX class oxidoreductase codes for MTTVYEPGRGPGPATPTEDASSRLLGSQSLGALATVNRAGFPHLSTVAYAWDPAQRVVRIGSTAGRAKVRQLAREPRAALYVSSDDHLAFAVAEGVAEVSPVSSVPGDETGRALLAMQAPFTDPEDEAVFLRNMVEDRRVVITLRVERLYGGGLDVR; via the coding sequence ATGACCACCGTGTACGAACCGGGCCGCGGCCCCGGCCCCGCCACTCCCACCGAAGACGCTTCGAGCCGCCTGCTCGGCTCGCAGAGCCTCGGCGCGCTGGCCACCGTCAACCGCGCCGGTTTCCCGCACCTGTCGACCGTCGCCTACGCCTGGGATCCGGCGCAGCGCGTCGTGCGGATCGGATCCACCGCGGGACGCGCGAAGGTACGCCAGCTCGCCCGCGAACCACGCGCGGCGCTGTACGTCAGCAGCGACGATCACCTGGCCTTCGCGGTCGCGGAGGGCGTGGCCGAGGTGTCGCCGGTCAGTTCCGTGCCCGGTGACGAGACCGGCCGGGCGCTGCTCGCGATGCAGGCGCCCTTCACCGATCCCGAAGACGAAGCCGTGTTCCTGCGGAACATGGTCGAAGACCGCCGCGTCGTGATCACGCTCCGGGTGGAGCGCCTCTACGGCGGCGGTCTGGACGTGCGCTGA
- the ilvA gene encoding threonine ammonia-lyase, whose amino-acid sequence MELVTLERIQAARELLKGVTRVTPMEHARDLRKLHGGPVHLKCENLQRTGSFKIRGAYTRIHGLTEAERERGVVAASAGNHAQGVALASSLLGAKSTVFMPLRAPLPKLAATCGYGADVHLHGVLLEETLRAAIEFGERTGAVFIHPFDHPDVIAGQGTVGLEILEQVPGVKTILVATGGGGLVGGVASAVKALRPDVRVVGVQAEEAAAYPPSLAAGAPVRLGSTSTMADGIAVGEPGLVSFAHVESLVDDVVTVSEESLSRAVLLCLERRKLVVEPAGAATVAALLQHVGAFEPPVVAVLSGGNVDPVLLLQIIQHGMTAGGRYLRLRLRVADRPGSLVGVLSCVSELGANVLDVEHSRISGNLGLGEADVELVLETRGPEHCKEVEAALMDAGYAVV is encoded by the coding sequence ATGGAACTCGTCACCCTCGAGCGGATCCAGGCCGCCCGGGAACTCCTAAAAGGAGTGACCCGGGTGACGCCGATGGAGCACGCGCGCGACCTGCGCAAGCTGCACGGCGGTCCGGTGCACCTGAAGTGCGAAAACCTGCAGCGCACCGGGTCGTTCAAGATCCGCGGCGCCTACACGCGCATCCACGGCCTGACCGAAGCCGAGCGCGAACGCGGCGTCGTCGCGGCCAGCGCGGGCAACCACGCGCAGGGCGTCGCGCTCGCGTCGTCGCTGCTCGGCGCCAAGTCGACCGTGTTCATGCCGCTGCGCGCACCGTTGCCGAAGCTCGCCGCCACCTGCGGGTACGGCGCCGACGTCCACCTCCACGGCGTGCTGCTGGAGGAGACCCTGCGTGCCGCGATCGAGTTCGGCGAGCGCACCGGGGCGGTGTTCATCCACCCCTTCGACCACCCGGACGTCATCGCCGGCCAGGGCACCGTCGGCCTCGAGATCCTCGAGCAGGTGCCGGGGGTGAAGACGATCCTGGTCGCCACGGGCGGCGGCGGGCTGGTCGGCGGGGTCGCGTCGGCGGTCAAGGCGCTGCGCCCGGACGTCCGCGTGGTGGGCGTCCAAGCCGAGGAGGCGGCGGCGTACCCGCCGTCGCTGGCCGCGGGCGCGCCGGTGCGGCTGGGGTCGACCTCGACGATGGCCGACGGCATCGCGGTCGGCGAGCCCGGCCTGGTCAGCTTCGCGCACGTCGAATCGCTGGTCGACGACGTCGTGACGGTGTCGGAAGAGTCGTTGTCCCGAGCGGTGCTGCTCTGCCTGGAACGCCGGAAGCTGGTGGTGGAGCCGGCGGGCGCGGCGACGGTCGCGGCCCTGCTGCAGCACGTCGGCGCGTTCGAGCCCCCGGTGGTGGCGGTCCTCTCGGGCGGCAACGTCGACCCGGTGCTGCTCCTGCAGATCATCCAGCACGGCATGACGGCGGGCGGCCGCTACCTGCGCCTGCGCCTGCGCGTCGCGGACCGGCCGGGCTCGCTGGTGGGCGTGCTGTCTTGCGTGAGCGAGCTGGGCGCGAACGTGCTGGACGTCGAGCATTCGCGGATTTCCGGCAACCTGGGCCTCGGCGAGGCCGACGTCGAGCTGGTCCTGGAGACGCGCGGCCCCGAGCACTGCAAGGAGGTCGAGGCCGCGCTCATGGACGCCGGCTACGCGGTCGTCTGA
- a CDS encoding ferredoxin, whose protein sequence is MSGPPGPLRPEQQQELVAQLGHALAAQVPPGWRRLRAEYRAAGRHVEADLLVTGPDGVPRPAQPHPEAVRLLGVLRSGMYQPGVGTWLAAILVFAPGQPPDVEFVRPDLEPPFRRQPPPLGFQDELRFFPRADQHIPAWLRERAGLTPPVPDGEIRTPRIYDGLDAAGKPLVRRPALVPAEAERVLAYLDAAPVILASRSNGPDAFAPDRTDAVPMNFRTDGAWAWPGAVAYYLREHGVPPDPDLVAHIRARRFTAPAEVPEPAKDLALAAITGEQP, encoded by the coding sequence ATGAGCGGGCCACCGGGGCCGCTGCGCCCCGAGCAGCAGCAGGAGCTCGTCGCGCAGCTCGGCCACGCCCTCGCGGCGCAGGTACCGCCTGGGTGGCGCCGGCTGCGCGCCGAATACCGCGCCGCGGGCCGGCACGTCGAGGCCGACCTGCTGGTGACCGGGCCGGACGGCGTGCCGAGGCCCGCGCAGCCGCACCCGGAAGCCGTGCGGCTGCTCGGCGTGCTGCGGTCGGGCATGTACCAGCCGGGCGTGGGAACGTGGCTCGCCGCGATCCTCGTGTTCGCGCCGGGGCAGCCGCCGGACGTCGAGTTCGTGCGGCCGGACCTCGAACCGCCGTTCCGCCGGCAGCCGCCGCCGCTCGGGTTCCAGGACGAGCTGCGGTTCTTCCCGCGCGCCGACCAGCACATCCCGGCGTGGCTGCGCGAACGCGCCGGCCTGACCCCGCCGGTGCCGGACGGCGAGATCCGCACGCCCCGGATCTACGACGGCCTCGACGCGGCGGGCAAGCCGCTCGTCCGGCGCCCGGCGCTGGTGCCGGCGGAGGCCGAACGGGTGCTGGCCTACCTCGACGCGGCGCCGGTCATCCTGGCCTCGCGCAGCAACGGCCCGGACGCGTTCGCACCGGACCGCACGGACGCGGTGCCGATGAACTTCCGCACCGACGGCGCCTGGGCGTGGCCCGGCGCGGTCGCGTACTACCTGCGCGAGCACGGGGTGCCGCCGGACCCGGACCTGGTCGCCCACATCCGGGCCCGCCGCTTCACCGCCCCGGCGGAAGTGCCGGAGCCGGCGAAGGACCTCGCACTGGCGGCGATCACCGGCGAACAGCCCTGA
- a CDS encoding type VII secretion target, which produces MADVELSTDLTAHAKQLDAIGDGLQQAVDAANQVSMPTDAYGILCQPFRMMLDPVEQYGINALKDAVQAMTAVSGKVREAAAAYRSYETGVADDLNKSAGGRPQG; this is translated from the coding sequence GTGGCAGACGTGGAACTCAGCACCGACCTCACGGCGCACGCGAAGCAGCTCGACGCCATCGGTGACGGGCTGCAGCAGGCCGTCGACGCGGCGAACCAGGTCAGCATGCCGACCGACGCGTACGGCATTCTCTGCCAGCCGTTCCGGATGATGCTCGACCCGGTCGAGCAGTACGGCATCAACGCGCTGAAGGACGCCGTGCAGGCGATGACCGCGGTGTCCGGCAAGGTGCGCGAAGCCGCGGCTGCCTACCGGTCCTACGAAACCGGCGTCGCCGACGACCTGAACAAGTCCGCGGGTGGCCGGCCTCAAGGGTGA